Proteins found in one Muntiacus reevesi chromosome 2, mMunRee1.1, whole genome shotgun sequence genomic segment:
- the ZNF792 gene encoding zinc finger protein 792 isoform X5 produces MKINMNITSISLLSDFYCGTEGENSPAELSVSVEVSQNMNPKAVPSTQKGYPCNLCGLHLKNILHLAEHQATHSKQKPHMHEAHRKEFKYNTYFHQSQMQQNVYKSIGRNEGRALLVKSCRYDTSKKSFAFREDGKASVARCGFLQHQVTTSVGEPEKSSESVVDFSTVQLHKKYSEFENALKDKLSLVQQRTHTGERPYECNKCGIFFSYAAGLFQHQRDHNRGKPYECGECGKFFSQRSSLIKHQRVHTGESPHVCSECGKFFSRSSNLIQHKRVHTGEKPYECSECGKFFSQRSNLIHHKRVHSGKSAHECNECGKSFNCNSSLIKHWRVHTGEKPYKCNECGKFFSHFDGLVQHQIVHTGERPYGCSICGKAFSRSSDLMKHQRVHTGERPYECNECGKLFSQSSSLNSHRRLHTGERPYQCPECGKFFSQRSSFNNHRRLHTGERPYECLECGKTFRQSSNLRQHQKVHKPDKPYKCNVCGKAFSQKSTLIRHQKIHTREKSTEGVLPPSSAQQHLLEMNSESDLYEGTVSQKLNIVLPNIYAGEIPNGC; encoded by the coding sequence ATGAAAATTAACATGAATATCACCAGCATTTCTCTACTTTCAGATTTTTACTGTGGAACAGAGGGTGAGAATTCACCTGCTGAACTCAGTGTTTCTGTAGAAGTGTCACAGAACATGAACCCCAAGGCAGTTCCATCCACCCAGAAGGGCTACCCCTGTAACCTGTGTGGCCTACACTTGAAAAACATTCTGCATCTGGCTGAACATCAGGCAACACATTCCAAGCAGAAACCACACATGCATGAGGCACATAGGAAAGAGTTCAAGTACAACACCTACTTTCACCAGTCACAGATGCAGCAGAACGTGTACAAGTCTATTGGAAGGAATGAAGGCAGGGCCTTGCTTGTGAAGAGCTGCAGATATGACACATCAAAGAAATCTTTTGCATTCAGGGAGGATGGGAAGGCCTCTGTGGCCAGATGTGGTTTTCTCCAGCATCAGGTCACTACCAGTGTGGGGGAGCCAGAGAAGAGCTCTGAAAGTGTGGTGGATTTTTCCACTGTGCAACTCCATAAGAAGTACAGTGAATTTGAGAATGCTCTCAAGGACAAACTTTCGCTTGTTCAGCAGAGAACCCACACTGGAGAAAGGCCTTATGAGTGCAACAAATGTGGGATATTCTTCAGCTATGCTGCTGGCCTCTTTCAACACCAGAGAGATCATAATCGAGGAAAGCCTTATGAGTGTGGTgaatgtgggaaattcttcagcCAGCGTTCCAGTCTCATCAAACATCAGAGAGTTCACACTGGTGAAAGCCCTCATGTATGCAGTGAGTGTGGCAAATTCTTTAGTCGAAGTTCTAATCTTATTCAACATaagagggttcacactggagaaaagccttatGAGTGCAGTGAGTGTGGGAAGTTCTTCAGCCAACGCTCCAACCTCATTCATCATAAGAGGGTTCATAGTGGTAAAAGTGCTCATGAATGCAATGAGTGTGGGAAATCCTTCAACTGCAACTCCAGCCTAATTAAACACTGGagagttcacactggagaaaaaccTTACAAATGCAATGAATGTGGGAAATTCTTTAGCCACTTTGATGGACTTGTTCAACACCAGATAGTTCATACAGGTGAACGACCGTACGGATGCAGCatatgtgggaaagccttcagccGAAGCTCTGACCTCATGAAACATCAGCGAGTCCACACTGGTGAAAGGCCTTATGAGTGCAATGAATGTGGGAAATTGTTTAGCCAAAGCTCCAGCCTCAATAGCCATCGGAGACTTCACACGGGTGAACGGCCTTATCAGTGCCCTGAATGTGGGAAATTCTTTAGCCAACGCTCCAGCTTTAATAACCATCGAAGACTTCACACTGGTGAGCGGCCTTATGAGTGCCTTGAATGTGGGAAAACCTTCAGACAAAGTTCTAATCTGAGGCAGCATCAGAAAGTTCACAAACCAGATAAGCCATATAAGTGCAATGTATGTGGAAAAGCCTTCAGCCAAAAGTCTACTCTCATCCGGCATCAGAAAATTCACACTAGAGAAAAGAGTACAGAGGGTGTTCTCCCTCCTTCTTCAGCACAACAGCACCTCCTAGAGATGAACTCTGAGAGTGATCTTTATGAAGGAACTGTCAGTCAGAAGTTGAACATTGTTCTTCCAAATATCTATGCTGGAGAGATTCCCAATGGATGCTAA
- the ZNF792 gene encoding zinc finger protein 792 isoform X1: MAAAALMDRAQGCVTFEDVTIYFSQEEWGLLDKAQRLLYCDVMLENFALIASLGLTSFRSHIVAQLEMGAEPWVPDQVDMTSAMARGVYRDFYCGTEGENSPAELSVSVEVSQNMNPKAVPSTQKGYPCNLCGLHLKNILHLAEHQATHSKQKPHMHEAHRKEFKYNTYFHQSQMQQNVYKSIGRNEGRALLVKSCRYDTSKKSFAFREDGKASVARCGFLQHQVTTSVGEPEKSSESVVDFSTVQLHKKYSEFENALKDKLSLVQQRTHTGERPYECNKCGIFFSYAAGLFQHQRDHNRGKPYECGECGKFFSQRSSLIKHQRVHTGESPHVCSECGKFFSRSSNLIQHKRVHTGEKPYECSECGKFFSQRSNLIHHKRVHSGKSAHECNECGKSFNCNSSLIKHWRVHTGEKPYKCNECGKFFSHFDGLVQHQIVHTGERPYGCSICGKAFSRSSDLMKHQRVHTGERPYECNECGKLFSQSSSLNSHRRLHTGERPYQCPECGKFFSQRSSFNNHRRLHTGERPYECLECGKTFRQSSNLRQHQKVHKPDKPYKCNVCGKAFSQKSTLIRHQKIHTREKSTEGVLPPSSAQQHLLEMNSESDLYEGTVSQKLNIVLPNIYAGEIPNGC; the protein is encoded by the exons GGCTGTGTGACCTTTGAGGACGTGACCATTTACTTCTCCCAGGAGGAGTGGGGACTCCTTGATAAGGCTCAGAGACTCCTATACTGtgatgtgatgctggagaacttTGCACTGATTGCCTCACTTG GACTTACATCTTTCAGGTCTCACATAGTTGCCCAGCTGGAGATGGGGGCAGAGCCCTGGGTGCCTGACCAAGTGGACATGACTTCAGCCATGGCGAGAGGGGTGTATAGAG ATTTTTACTGTGGAACAGAGGGTGAGAATTCACCTGCTGAACTCAGTGTTTCTGTAGAAGTGTCACAGAACATGAACCCCAAGGCAGTTCCATCCACCCAGAAGGGCTACCCCTGTAACCTGTGTGGCCTACACTTGAAAAACATTCTGCATCTGGCTGAACATCAGGCAACACATTCCAAGCAGAAACCACACATGCATGAGGCACATAGGAAAGAGTTCAAGTACAACACCTACTTTCACCAGTCACAGATGCAGCAGAACGTGTACAAGTCTATTGGAAGGAATGAAGGCAGGGCCTTGCTTGTGAAGAGCTGCAGATATGACACATCAAAGAAATCTTTTGCATTCAGGGAGGATGGGAAGGCCTCTGTGGCCAGATGTGGTTTTCTCCAGCATCAGGTCACTACCAGTGTGGGGGAGCCAGAGAAGAGCTCTGAAAGTGTGGTGGATTTTTCCACTGTGCAACTCCATAAGAAGTACAGTGAATTTGAGAATGCTCTCAAGGACAAACTTTCGCTTGTTCAGCAGAGAACCCACACTGGAGAAAGGCCTTATGAGTGCAACAAATGTGGGATATTCTTCAGCTATGCTGCTGGCCTCTTTCAACACCAGAGAGATCATAATCGAGGAAAGCCTTATGAGTGTGGTgaatgtgggaaattcttcagcCAGCGTTCCAGTCTCATCAAACATCAGAGAGTTCACACTGGTGAAAGCCCTCATGTATGCAGTGAGTGTGGCAAATTCTTTAGTCGAAGTTCTAATCTTATTCAACATaagagggttcacactggagaaaagccttatGAGTGCAGTGAGTGTGGGAAGTTCTTCAGCCAACGCTCCAACCTCATTCATCATAAGAGGGTTCATAGTGGTAAAAGTGCTCATGAATGCAATGAGTGTGGGAAATCCTTCAACTGCAACTCCAGCCTAATTAAACACTGGagagttcacactggagaaaaaccTTACAAATGCAATGAATGTGGGAAATTCTTTAGCCACTTTGATGGACTTGTTCAACACCAGATAGTTCATACAGGTGAACGACCGTACGGATGCAGCatatgtgggaaagccttcagccGAAGCTCTGACCTCATGAAACATCAGCGAGTCCACACTGGTGAAAGGCCTTATGAGTGCAATGAATGTGGGAAATTGTTTAGCCAAAGCTCCAGCCTCAATAGCCATCGGAGACTTCACACGGGTGAACGGCCTTATCAGTGCCCTGAATGTGGGAAATTCTTTAGCCAACGCTCCAGCTTTAATAACCATCGAAGACTTCACACTGGTGAGCGGCCTTATGAGTGCCTTGAATGTGGGAAAACCTTCAGACAAAGTTCTAATCTGAGGCAGCATCAGAAAGTTCACAAACCAGATAAGCCATATAAGTGCAATGTATGTGGAAAAGCCTTCAGCCAAAAGTCTACTCTCATCCGGCATCAGAAAATTCACACTAGAGAAAAGAGTACAGAGGGTGTTCTCCCTCCTTCTTCAGCACAACAGCACCTCCTAGAGATGAACTCTGAGAGTGATCTTTATGAAGGAACTGTCAGTCAGAAGTTGAACATTGTTCTTCCAAATATCTATGCTGGAGAGATTCCCAATGGATGCTAA
- the ZNF792 gene encoding zinc finger protein 792 isoform X2 gives MHVKCTMGCVTFEDVTIYFSQEEWGLLDKAQRLLYCDVMLENFALIASLGLTSFRSHIVAQLEMGAEPWVPDQVDMTSAMARGVYRDFYCGTEGENSPAELSVSVEVSQNMNPKAVPSTQKGYPCNLCGLHLKNILHLAEHQATHSKQKPHMHEAHRKEFKYNTYFHQSQMQQNVYKSIGRNEGRALLVKSCRYDTSKKSFAFREDGKASVARCGFLQHQVTTSVGEPEKSSESVVDFSTVQLHKKYSEFENALKDKLSLVQQRTHTGERPYECNKCGIFFSYAAGLFQHQRDHNRGKPYECGECGKFFSQRSSLIKHQRVHTGESPHVCSECGKFFSRSSNLIQHKRVHTGEKPYECSECGKFFSQRSNLIHHKRVHSGKSAHECNECGKSFNCNSSLIKHWRVHTGEKPYKCNECGKFFSHFDGLVQHQIVHTGERPYGCSICGKAFSRSSDLMKHQRVHTGERPYECNECGKLFSQSSSLNSHRRLHTGERPYQCPECGKFFSQRSSFNNHRRLHTGERPYECLECGKTFRQSSNLRQHQKVHKPDKPYKCNVCGKAFSQKSTLIRHQKIHTREKSTEGVLPPSSAQQHLLEMNSESDLYEGTVSQKLNIVLPNIYAGEIPNGC, from the exons GGCTGTGTGACCTTTGAGGACGTGACCATTTACTTCTCCCAGGAGGAGTGGGGACTCCTTGATAAGGCTCAGAGACTCCTATACTGtgatgtgatgctggagaacttTGCACTGATTGCCTCACTTG GACTTACATCTTTCAGGTCTCACATAGTTGCCCAGCTGGAGATGGGGGCAGAGCCCTGGGTGCCTGACCAAGTGGACATGACTTCAGCCATGGCGAGAGGGGTGTATAGAG ATTTTTACTGTGGAACAGAGGGTGAGAATTCACCTGCTGAACTCAGTGTTTCTGTAGAAGTGTCACAGAACATGAACCCCAAGGCAGTTCCATCCACCCAGAAGGGCTACCCCTGTAACCTGTGTGGCCTACACTTGAAAAACATTCTGCATCTGGCTGAACATCAGGCAACACATTCCAAGCAGAAACCACACATGCATGAGGCACATAGGAAAGAGTTCAAGTACAACACCTACTTTCACCAGTCACAGATGCAGCAGAACGTGTACAAGTCTATTGGAAGGAATGAAGGCAGGGCCTTGCTTGTGAAGAGCTGCAGATATGACACATCAAAGAAATCTTTTGCATTCAGGGAGGATGGGAAGGCCTCTGTGGCCAGATGTGGTTTTCTCCAGCATCAGGTCACTACCAGTGTGGGGGAGCCAGAGAAGAGCTCTGAAAGTGTGGTGGATTTTTCCACTGTGCAACTCCATAAGAAGTACAGTGAATTTGAGAATGCTCTCAAGGACAAACTTTCGCTTGTTCAGCAGAGAACCCACACTGGAGAAAGGCCTTATGAGTGCAACAAATGTGGGATATTCTTCAGCTATGCTGCTGGCCTCTTTCAACACCAGAGAGATCATAATCGAGGAAAGCCTTATGAGTGTGGTgaatgtgggaaattcttcagcCAGCGTTCCAGTCTCATCAAACATCAGAGAGTTCACACTGGTGAAAGCCCTCATGTATGCAGTGAGTGTGGCAAATTCTTTAGTCGAAGTTCTAATCTTATTCAACATaagagggttcacactggagaaaagccttatGAGTGCAGTGAGTGTGGGAAGTTCTTCAGCCAACGCTCCAACCTCATTCATCATAAGAGGGTTCATAGTGGTAAAAGTGCTCATGAATGCAATGAGTGTGGGAAATCCTTCAACTGCAACTCCAGCCTAATTAAACACTGGagagttcacactggagaaaaaccTTACAAATGCAATGAATGTGGGAAATTCTTTAGCCACTTTGATGGACTTGTTCAACACCAGATAGTTCATACAGGTGAACGACCGTACGGATGCAGCatatgtgggaaagccttcagccGAAGCTCTGACCTCATGAAACATCAGCGAGTCCACACTGGTGAAAGGCCTTATGAGTGCAATGAATGTGGGAAATTGTTTAGCCAAAGCTCCAGCCTCAATAGCCATCGGAGACTTCACACGGGTGAACGGCCTTATCAGTGCCCTGAATGTGGGAAATTCTTTAGCCAACGCTCCAGCTTTAATAACCATCGAAGACTTCACACTGGTGAGCGGCCTTATGAGTGCCTTGAATGTGGGAAAACCTTCAGACAAAGTTCTAATCTGAGGCAGCATCAGAAAGTTCACAAACCAGATAAGCCATATAAGTGCAATGTATGTGGAAAAGCCTTCAGCCAAAAGTCTACTCTCATCCGGCATCAGAAAATTCACACTAGAGAAAAGAGTACAGAGGGTGTTCTCCCTCCTTCTTCAGCACAACAGCACCTCCTAGAGATGAACTCTGAGAGTGATCTTTATGAAGGAACTGTCAGTCAGAAGTTGAACATTGTTCTTCCAAATATCTATGCTGGAGAGATTCCCAATGGATGCTAA
- the ZNF792 gene encoding zinc finger protein 792 isoform X4 — protein MGAEPWVPDQVDMTSAMARGVYRDFYCGTEGENSPAELSVSVEVSQNMNPKAVPSTQKGYPCNLCGLHLKNILHLAEHQATHSKQKPHMHEAHRKEFKYNTYFHQSQMQQNVYKSIGRNEGRALLVKSCRYDTSKKSFAFREDGKASVARCGFLQHQVTTSVGEPEKSSESVVDFSTVQLHKKYSEFENALKDKLSLVQQRTHTGERPYECNKCGIFFSYAAGLFQHQRDHNRGKPYECGECGKFFSQRSSLIKHQRVHTGESPHVCSECGKFFSRSSNLIQHKRVHTGEKPYECSECGKFFSQRSNLIHHKRVHSGKSAHECNECGKSFNCNSSLIKHWRVHTGEKPYKCNECGKFFSHFDGLVQHQIVHTGERPYGCSICGKAFSRSSDLMKHQRVHTGERPYECNECGKLFSQSSSLNSHRRLHTGERPYQCPECGKFFSQRSSFNNHRRLHTGERPYECLECGKTFRQSSNLRQHQKVHKPDKPYKCNVCGKAFSQKSTLIRHQKIHTREKSTEGVLPPSSAQQHLLEMNSESDLYEGTVSQKLNIVLPNIYAGEIPNGC, from the exons ATGGGGGCAGAGCCCTGGGTGCCTGACCAAGTGGACATGACTTCAGCCATGGCGAGAGGGGTGTATAGAG ATTTTTACTGTGGAACAGAGGGTGAGAATTCACCTGCTGAACTCAGTGTTTCTGTAGAAGTGTCACAGAACATGAACCCCAAGGCAGTTCCATCCACCCAGAAGGGCTACCCCTGTAACCTGTGTGGCCTACACTTGAAAAACATTCTGCATCTGGCTGAACATCAGGCAACACATTCCAAGCAGAAACCACACATGCATGAGGCACATAGGAAAGAGTTCAAGTACAACACCTACTTTCACCAGTCACAGATGCAGCAGAACGTGTACAAGTCTATTGGAAGGAATGAAGGCAGGGCCTTGCTTGTGAAGAGCTGCAGATATGACACATCAAAGAAATCTTTTGCATTCAGGGAGGATGGGAAGGCCTCTGTGGCCAGATGTGGTTTTCTCCAGCATCAGGTCACTACCAGTGTGGGGGAGCCAGAGAAGAGCTCTGAAAGTGTGGTGGATTTTTCCACTGTGCAACTCCATAAGAAGTACAGTGAATTTGAGAATGCTCTCAAGGACAAACTTTCGCTTGTTCAGCAGAGAACCCACACTGGAGAAAGGCCTTATGAGTGCAACAAATGTGGGATATTCTTCAGCTATGCTGCTGGCCTCTTTCAACACCAGAGAGATCATAATCGAGGAAAGCCTTATGAGTGTGGTgaatgtgggaaattcttcagcCAGCGTTCCAGTCTCATCAAACATCAGAGAGTTCACACTGGTGAAAGCCCTCATGTATGCAGTGAGTGTGGCAAATTCTTTAGTCGAAGTTCTAATCTTATTCAACATaagagggttcacactggagaaaagccttatGAGTGCAGTGAGTGTGGGAAGTTCTTCAGCCAACGCTCCAACCTCATTCATCATAAGAGGGTTCATAGTGGTAAAAGTGCTCATGAATGCAATGAGTGTGGGAAATCCTTCAACTGCAACTCCAGCCTAATTAAACACTGGagagttcacactggagaaaaaccTTACAAATGCAATGAATGTGGGAAATTCTTTAGCCACTTTGATGGACTTGTTCAACACCAGATAGTTCATACAGGTGAACGACCGTACGGATGCAGCatatgtgggaaagccttcagccGAAGCTCTGACCTCATGAAACATCAGCGAGTCCACACTGGTGAAAGGCCTTATGAGTGCAATGAATGTGGGAAATTGTTTAGCCAAAGCTCCAGCCTCAATAGCCATCGGAGACTTCACACGGGTGAACGGCCTTATCAGTGCCCTGAATGTGGGAAATTCTTTAGCCAACGCTCCAGCTTTAATAACCATCGAAGACTTCACACTGGTGAGCGGCCTTATGAGTGCCTTGAATGTGGGAAAACCTTCAGACAAAGTTCTAATCTGAGGCAGCATCAGAAAGTTCACAAACCAGATAAGCCATATAAGTGCAATGTATGTGGAAAAGCCTTCAGCCAAAAGTCTACTCTCATCCGGCATCAGAAAATTCACACTAGAGAAAAGAGTACAGAGGGTGTTCTCCCTCCTTCTTCAGCACAACAGCACCTCCTAGAGATGAACTCTGAGAGTGATCTTTATGAAGGAACTGTCAGTCAGAAGTTGAACATTGTTCTTCCAAATATCTATGCTGGAGAGATTCCCAATGGATGCTAA
- the ZNF792 gene encoding zinc finger protein 792 isoform X3: protein MLENFALIASLGLTSFRSHIVAQLEMGAEPWVPDQVDMTSAMARGVYRDFYCGTEGENSPAELSVSVEVSQNMNPKAVPSTQKGYPCNLCGLHLKNILHLAEHQATHSKQKPHMHEAHRKEFKYNTYFHQSQMQQNVYKSIGRNEGRALLVKSCRYDTSKKSFAFREDGKASVARCGFLQHQVTTSVGEPEKSSESVVDFSTVQLHKKYSEFENALKDKLSLVQQRTHTGERPYECNKCGIFFSYAAGLFQHQRDHNRGKPYECGECGKFFSQRSSLIKHQRVHTGESPHVCSECGKFFSRSSNLIQHKRVHTGEKPYECSECGKFFSQRSNLIHHKRVHSGKSAHECNECGKSFNCNSSLIKHWRVHTGEKPYKCNECGKFFSHFDGLVQHQIVHTGERPYGCSICGKAFSRSSDLMKHQRVHTGERPYECNECGKLFSQSSSLNSHRRLHTGERPYQCPECGKFFSQRSSFNNHRRLHTGERPYECLECGKTFRQSSNLRQHQKVHKPDKPYKCNVCGKAFSQKSTLIRHQKIHTREKSTEGVLPPSSAQQHLLEMNSESDLYEGTVSQKLNIVLPNIYAGEIPNGC, encoded by the exons atgctggagaacttTGCACTGATTGCCTCACTTG GACTTACATCTTTCAGGTCTCACATAGTTGCCCAGCTGGAGATGGGGGCAGAGCCCTGGGTGCCTGACCAAGTGGACATGACTTCAGCCATGGCGAGAGGGGTGTATAGAG ATTTTTACTGTGGAACAGAGGGTGAGAATTCACCTGCTGAACTCAGTGTTTCTGTAGAAGTGTCACAGAACATGAACCCCAAGGCAGTTCCATCCACCCAGAAGGGCTACCCCTGTAACCTGTGTGGCCTACACTTGAAAAACATTCTGCATCTGGCTGAACATCAGGCAACACATTCCAAGCAGAAACCACACATGCATGAGGCACATAGGAAAGAGTTCAAGTACAACACCTACTTTCACCAGTCACAGATGCAGCAGAACGTGTACAAGTCTATTGGAAGGAATGAAGGCAGGGCCTTGCTTGTGAAGAGCTGCAGATATGACACATCAAAGAAATCTTTTGCATTCAGGGAGGATGGGAAGGCCTCTGTGGCCAGATGTGGTTTTCTCCAGCATCAGGTCACTACCAGTGTGGGGGAGCCAGAGAAGAGCTCTGAAAGTGTGGTGGATTTTTCCACTGTGCAACTCCATAAGAAGTACAGTGAATTTGAGAATGCTCTCAAGGACAAACTTTCGCTTGTTCAGCAGAGAACCCACACTGGAGAAAGGCCTTATGAGTGCAACAAATGTGGGATATTCTTCAGCTATGCTGCTGGCCTCTTTCAACACCAGAGAGATCATAATCGAGGAAAGCCTTATGAGTGTGGTgaatgtgggaaattcttcagcCAGCGTTCCAGTCTCATCAAACATCAGAGAGTTCACACTGGTGAAAGCCCTCATGTATGCAGTGAGTGTGGCAAATTCTTTAGTCGAAGTTCTAATCTTATTCAACATaagagggttcacactggagaaaagccttatGAGTGCAGTGAGTGTGGGAAGTTCTTCAGCCAACGCTCCAACCTCATTCATCATAAGAGGGTTCATAGTGGTAAAAGTGCTCATGAATGCAATGAGTGTGGGAAATCCTTCAACTGCAACTCCAGCCTAATTAAACACTGGagagttcacactggagaaaaaccTTACAAATGCAATGAATGTGGGAAATTCTTTAGCCACTTTGATGGACTTGTTCAACACCAGATAGTTCATACAGGTGAACGACCGTACGGATGCAGCatatgtgggaaagccttcagccGAAGCTCTGACCTCATGAAACATCAGCGAGTCCACACTGGTGAAAGGCCTTATGAGTGCAATGAATGTGGGAAATTGTTTAGCCAAAGCTCCAGCCTCAATAGCCATCGGAGACTTCACACGGGTGAACGGCCTTATCAGTGCCCTGAATGTGGGAAATTCTTTAGCCAACGCTCCAGCTTTAATAACCATCGAAGACTTCACACTGGTGAGCGGCCTTATGAGTGCCTTGAATGTGGGAAAACCTTCAGACAAAGTTCTAATCTGAGGCAGCATCAGAAAGTTCACAAACCAGATAAGCCATATAAGTGCAATGTATGTGGAAAAGCCTTCAGCCAAAAGTCTACTCTCATCCGGCATCAGAAAATTCACACTAGAGAAAAGAGTACAGAGGGTGTTCTCCCTCCTTCTTCAGCACAACAGCACCTCCTAGAGATGAACTCTGAGAGTGATCTTTATGAAGGAACTGTCAGTCAGAAGTTGAACATTGTTCTTCCAAATATCTATGCTGGAGAGATTCCCAATGGATGCTAA
- the ZNF792 gene encoding zinc finger protein 792 isoform X7, whose product MAAAALMDRAQGCVTFEDVTIYFSQEEWGLLDKAQRLLYCDVMLENFALIASLGLTSFRSHIVAQLEMGAEPWVPDQVDMTSAMARGVYRVLQSSRHCLLPGGLQPPSIPWCQGKVWLAALPSGH is encoded by the exons GGCTGTGTGACCTTTGAGGACGTGACCATTTACTTCTCCCAGGAGGAGTGGGGACTCCTTGATAAGGCTCAGAGACTCCTATACTGtgatgtgatgctggagaacttTGCACTGATTGCCTCACTTG GACTTACATCTTTCAGGTCTCACATAGTTGCCCAGCTGGAGATGGGGGCAGAGCCCTGGGTGCCTGACCAAGTGGACATGACTTCAGCCATGGCGAGAGGGGTGTATAGAG TACTTCAGAGCTCCCGACACTGCCTCCTCCCCGGCGGTCTCCAGCCCCCCTCCATACCCTGGTGCCAGGGAAAGGTATGGCTAGCAGCATTACCATCTGGGCACTGA
- the ZNF792 gene encoding zinc finger protein 792 isoform X6, which produces MAAAALMDRAQGCVTFEDVTIYFSQEEWGLLDKAQRLLYCDVMLENFALIASLGLTSFRSHIVAQLEMGAEPWVPDQVDMTSAMARGVYRAPSAALFSMGLHFMCHEMCTFPLIVLEHQLNSCNQVFPDLDIPFCTALTGYQQLESPRKAFLRTELKTCLSI; this is translated from the exons GGCTGTGTGACCTTTGAGGACGTGACCATTTACTTCTCCCAGGAGGAGTGGGGACTCCTTGATAAGGCTCAGAGACTCCTATACTGtgatgtgatgctggagaacttTGCACTGATTGCCTCACTTG GACTTACATCTTTCAGGTCTCACATAGTTGCCCAGCTGGAGATGGGGGCAGAGCCCTGGGTGCCTGACCAAGTGGACATGACTTCAGCCATGGCGAGAGGGGTGTATAGAG CTCCCTCTGCAGCACTCTTCAGCATGGGCCTGCACTTCATGTGTCATGAGATGTGCACATTTCCTCTGATAGTCCTTGAACACCAGTTAAACAGTTGCAATCAGGTTTTCCCAGATCTGGACATACCCTTCTGCACAGCTCTCACAGGTTATCAGCAGCTGGAGTCCCCAAGAAAAGCTTTCTTGAGAACAGAGCTGAAGACTTGCCTTTCCATCTga